Proteins found in one Osmerus mordax isolate fOsmMor3 chromosome 20, fOsmMor3.pri, whole genome shotgun sequence genomic segment:
- the LOC136964442 gene encoding ankyrin repeat domain-containing protein 34B-like, whose translation MEGEDDVSGAPHEPGNPLLRAVFLRRLRLTRLLLEGGAYINESDGQGQTPLMVACRTQHVDAQSASRDKLVQYLLERGADLNIQDKSGRTALMHACRGQAGAAVVSLLLASGADPGLEDHSGSSALLYAVTAGDQEVLKLLLDTCKAKGKEVIIITTDTFPCGKPRARQYLNVPPLAPLDQGDGLHPSSAAPPCASPSEIQLLTSPPCSSSSSSTGGPRQVFSFKQSMCSGSGGMSSQPSSPSSARGLGRLDRLQQPLQRLNSEPWLRIPASLLVRQPSLAPSSTEDLRDVEEDLSVKINWLGLNTEEYDKRIPHRCSCSTDQNKIINTNTEDKVGETGGPLRRKLSISSLFSSHSASHPNLHSHSLHSGQGSPSSSTSIGGRDSGCPLPSLAVSSLRNIIQRRHLGADHYSSDPQLASGFPEEGRAPLGSRKLVMSRSSTLLGSRESLEAPVLTRRALSGLERRGSGSLQLDHISQTRPSCLPPLFPHHHHSPIPNISGLGSNPSPGSRAVCGAVAGLKTLLPSAPPGLPKELKTRRMLLRRHSMQTEQIKHLGDFDGIFGH comes from the coding sequence atggagggggaggacgaTGTGTCAGGGGCCCCTCACGAGCCAGGTAACCCCCTGCTGCGAGCCGTGTTCCTACGACGCCTGCGTCTCACACGCCTtctcctggagggaggggcttACATCAATGAGAGTGATGGGCAGGGCCAGACCCCCCTAATGGTGGCCTGCAGGACCCAGCACGTCGATGCACAGAGTGCCAGCCGGGACAAGTTGGTTCAGTATCTGCTGGAAAGAGGAGCCGACCTCAACATTCAGGACAAATCGGGTCGGACGGCCCTCATGCATGCCTGCAGGGGGCAGGCCGGGGCCGCGGTGGTGTCCTTGCTCCTGGCCAGTGGTGCAGACCCAGGCCTGGAGGATCATTCTGGAAGCTCAGCACTGCTTTATGCAGTTACTGCTGGGGACCAAGAGGTTCTGAAGCTGCTGCTGGACACCTGCAAGGCCAAGGGAAAGGAGGTGATCATCATCACCACGGACACGTTCCCCTGTGGGAAGCCAAGGGCCAGGCAGTACCTCAACGTACCCCCTCTTGCTCCCCTGGATCAGGGGGATGGGCTGCACCCCTCCTCAGCTGCACCTCCCTGTGCATCTCCCTCAGAGATCcagctcctcacctcccctccatgttcctcttcttcctcctccactggtGGCCCTCGCCAAGTTTTCTCTTTCAAGCAGAGTATGTGCTctgggtcggggggcatgagtTCCCAaccttcctccccttccagtGCAAGAGGCCTGGGCAGGTTGGACAGACTGCAACAGCCTCTCCAGAGGCTGAACTCAGAGCCCTGGCTAAggatccctgcctccctgctggtCCGTCAGCCCAGCTTAGCCCCTTCATCAACAGAAGACCTCCGAGATGTGGAAGAGGATCTCTCAGTCAAGATCAACTGGCTGGGTTTGAACACTGAAGAATATGACAAAAGAATCCCCCACAGGTGTAGCTGCAGTACCGACCAGAACAAGATCATCAACACTAACACTGAGGACAAAGTGGGGGAAACTGGGGGGCCACTGCGCCGAAAGTTATCCATCTCaagtctcttctcctctcactctgcctcccaCCCAAACCTCCACTCACACAGTCTCCACTCAGGCCAGGGATCCCCATCGTCCTCCACCTCCATTGGGGGGAGAGACTCTGGCTGCCCCCTCCCCAGTCTGGCTGTGTCCAGCTTGCGAAACATCATCCAGAGACGACACCTTGGGGCTGATCACTATAGCTCAGACCCTCAGCTGGCCAGTGGCTTTCCTGAGGAGGGCAGAGCCCCTCTGGGGAGCAGGAAGCTGGTCATGTCACGTTCCTCAACTTTGCTGGGCTCCAGGGAATCTCTAGAAGCCCCAGTCCTAACCAGAAGAGCCCTCTCTGGGCTGGAGCGCAGGGGCTCTGGGTCCCTTCAACTGGACCACATCTCCCAGACGAGGCCCAGCTGCCTGCCCCCACTATTCCCTCATCATCACCACTCTCCAATCCCCAACATCTCTGGGTTGGGCTCCAACCCCAGCCCAGGAAGTAGGGCTGTCTGCGGAGCAGTAGCAGGCCTGAAGACCCTGCTACCTTcggctcctcctggcctcccaaAAGAGCTGAAGACCAGGAGAATGCTGCTGAGGAGACACTCGATGCAGACGGAGCAGATCAAGCACCTGGGTGACTTTGACGGGATCTTTGGTCATTGA
- the oclna gene encoding occludin → MSSKPYGSPPPYQSEHEFEEQPQQAYSFYADDEFQHFYRWASPPGIIKIMAIIVVVLSVGVFACVASTLAYDSQGALGGFGGGIGGGGSYGGGGGYGGGGGYSSFGGGGYGANNGYGYGSLGGNYNDPRSGKGFMIAIAAFTFIAALVFFIIIVSRQNLSESRRFYLSVVIVCAILALLMFIATIVYLVAVNPMAQSSNSVYGAQIAGLCAQYQQPQSNAMFVNQYLYHYCVVEPQEAIAVVFGFLITAALIIMMVFGLKTRQKIRNFGKENILWKRVKVINEEAPPQDVEAWVNNVSGVPDEGIVADFPMKFGGSRSHLDDNSTDYDKPPISPEPPVEYLMPSRSSAPYSSSSELASSAGRPKKKRARRPRRANGQEPDTDYASSGDELDDNDFDSEFPPITNEQERINYKHEFDRDHQEYKDLQADLDVINKNLSDVDRELDDLQEGSPQFLDAMDEYNRLKDLKRSADYQMKKRRCKYLKAKLSHIKRMVSDYSRGA, encoded by the exons ATGTCTTCAAAGCCCTACGGGAGTCCACCTCCCTACCAGTCAGAGCATGAATT TGAAGAGCAACCTCAGCAGGCCTACTCCTTCTACGCAGACGATGAGTTCCAGCACTTCTACCGCTGGGCGTCTCCTCCTGGAATCATCAAGATCATGGCCATCATTGTTGTTGTGCTGAGTGTGGGTGTTTTCGCATGCGTGGCCTCTACACTCGCCTATGACtcccagggagcgcttggcgggTTTGGGGGTGGTATCGGGGGAGGTGGTAGttatgggggaggaggtggttatggagggggaggaggttacAGCAGCTTTGGCGGTGGAGGATATGGAGCTAACAACGGTTATGGTTATGGTTCACTCGGAGGCAACTATAATGACCCACGGTCAGGCAAAGGCTTCATGATCGCCATAGCGGCCTTCACATTCATCGCAGCCTTGGTCTTCTTCATCATCATAGTGTCCCGGCAGAACCTGTCAGAGTCCAGAAGGTTCTACCTGTCTGTGGTGATCGTGTGTGCCATCCTGGCTCTGCTGATGTTCATAGCCACTATAGTGTACCTGGTGGCCGTGAACCCCATGGCCCAGTCGTCTAACTCTGTCTACGGGGCCCAAATTGCTGGCCTGTGTGCCCAATACCAGCAACCACAGTCAAACGCGATGTTTGTCAACCAGTACCTCTACCACTACTGTGTTGTGGAACCACAAGAG GCGATTGCTGTGGTGTTTGGGTTCCTAATTACAGCCGCTCTGATCATCATGATGGTGTTTGGTCTGAAGACTCGTCAGAAGATCCGAAACTTCGGCAAGGAGAACATCCTATGGAAGAGAGTTAAGGTCATCAATGAGGAAGCCCCGCCCCAGGATGTAGAGGCTtgg GTGAACAATGTGTCAGGTGTCCCTGATGAGGGTATAGTGGCTGACTTCCCTATGAAGTTTGGGGGTTCCAGGAGCCACCTGGATGACAACAGCACAGACTACGACAAACCACCCATCAGTCCTGA gCCCCCTGTAGAGTATCTCATGCCTTCACGCAGCAGCGCCCCCTACAGCAGTAGCTCAGAATTGGCCAGCTCGGCGGGGAGGCCCAAAAAGAAGCGGGCTAGACGACCTCGCCGCGCCAATGGACAGGAGCCAGACACAGACTATGCCTCATCTGGAGATGAGCTGGATGACAATGACTTTGACAG TGAGTTCCCACCCATAACCAATGAGCAGGAACGTATCAACTACAAGCACGAGTTTGACCGGGATCACCAGGAGTACAAGGACCTGCAAGCAGACCTGGACGTCATCAATAAGAACCTGTCAGACGTGGACCGAGAACTGGATGACCTGCAGGAAGGCAGCCCCCAGTTCCTG GATGCCATGGATGAGTACAACAGACTGAAAGACCTCAAAAGG TCGGCAGATTACCAGATGAAGAAGCGTCGATGTAAGTACCTGAAGGCCAAGCTCTCCCACATCAAGAGGATGGTGAGCGACTACAGTCGTGGGGCCTGA